A single Pseudomonas brassicacearum DNA region contains:
- a CDS encoding DedA family protein has protein sequence MDFNPLDLILHLDVYLDMLVTNYGTWIYAILFLVIFCETGLVVTPFLPGDSLLFIAGAVAAGGAMDPVLLGGLLMLAAILGDSTNYLIGRTAGEKLFSNPDSKIFRRDYLQQTHDFYDKHGGKTVTLARFLPIIRTFAPFVAGVGKMPYPRFFGFSVLGTILWVGGLVTLGFFFGNVPFIKQNLSLLVVGIILLSLLPMIISLVRSKLNQRASKTQPR, from the coding sequence ATGGATTTCAACCCCCTCGACCTCATTCTGCATCTCGACGTCTACCTCGACATGCTGGTGACCAACTACGGGACCTGGATCTACGCCATCCTGTTCCTGGTGATCTTCTGTGAAACCGGCCTGGTGGTCACACCCTTCCTGCCGGGCGACTCGCTGCTGTTCATCGCCGGCGCCGTCGCCGCCGGTGGTGCCATGGACCCAGTCTTGCTGGGCGGCCTGCTGATGCTCGCGGCCATCCTCGGCGACAGCACCAACTACCTCATCGGCCGCACCGCTGGCGAAAAACTGTTCAGCAACCCCGACTCGAAAATCTTCCGCCGCGACTACCTGCAGCAAACCCACGACTTCTACGACAAACACGGCGGCAAAACCGTGACCCTGGCGCGCTTCCTGCCGATCATCCGCACCTTCGCGCCCTTCGTCGCCGGCGTCGGTAAAATGCCTTACCCACGCTTCTTCGGCTTCAGCGTCCTCGGCACCATCCTCTGGGTCGGCGGCCTGGTGACCCTCGGCTTCTTCTTCGGCAACGTGCCGTTCATCAAGCAGAACCTGTCGCTGCTGGTCGTCGGCATCATCCTGCTGTCGCTGCTGCCGATGATCATCAGCCTGGTGCGCAGCAAACTGAACCAGCGCGCCTCAAAAACCCAACCGCGCTGA
- the eat gene encoding ethanolamine permease: protein MPSDHANTQSATSSVDFEKVGSEYFQQRELKKGAAGWVLLVGLGVAYVISGDYAGWNFGLAQGGWGGMFLATLLMAAMYLCMCFSLAELSSMIPTAGGGYGFARSAFGPWGGFLTGTAILIEYAIAPAAIAVFIGAYCQSLFGIGGWMIYLAFYIIFIAIHIFGVGEALKLMFIITAVAALALGVFLVAMVPHFDVANLLDIPVTAATGASPFLPFGYVGVWAAIPYAIWFFLAVEGVPLAAEETKNPKRDLPRGLIGAMLVLVAFALLILVIGPGGAGSNALMASGNPLVEALAKAYGGSTWMGNFVNLVGLAGLIASFFSIIYAYSRQIFALSRAGYLPRKLSETNKSKAPVLALVIPGIIGFGLSLTGQGDLLILVAVFGATISYVLMMAAHITLRIRRPKMDRPYRTPGGIFTSGVALVLACIAVVAGFLVDPRVVIGAAIIYGVLIAYFAFYSRHHLVAGTPEEEFAAIQKAEEALH, encoded by the coding sequence ATGCCAAGCGATCATGCAAACACGCAATCGGCAACGTCATCGGTCGACTTCGAAAAAGTCGGCTCCGAATATTTCCAACAACGCGAACTGAAAAAAGGCGCGGCAGGCTGGGTCCTGCTGGTGGGCCTGGGCGTGGCGTACGTCATTTCCGGCGACTACGCCGGCTGGAACTTCGGCCTGGCCCAAGGCGGCTGGGGCGGGATGTTCCTCGCCACGCTGCTGATGGCCGCGATGTACCTGTGCATGTGCTTTTCCCTCGCCGAGCTGTCCTCGATGATTCCCACCGCAGGCGGCGGCTATGGCTTTGCCCGTAGCGCATTCGGGCCCTGGGGCGGGTTTCTCACGGGCACGGCGATCCTGATCGAGTACGCCATCGCCCCGGCGGCGATTGCGGTGTTCATCGGTGCGTATTGCCAATCGCTATTTGGCATTGGCGGCTGGATGATCTACCTGGCGTTCTACATCATCTTCATCGCCATCCACATATTCGGCGTGGGTGAAGCGCTCAAACTGATGTTCATCATCACCGCCGTCGCCGCCCTGGCACTGGGCGTGTTCCTGGTGGCGATGGTGCCGCATTTCGACGTCGCCAACCTGCTGGACATCCCGGTCACCGCAGCCACGGGCGCCAGCCCATTCCTGCCGTTCGGCTATGTCGGCGTGTGGGCGGCCATTCCGTATGCCATCTGGTTTTTCCTCGCCGTGGAAGGCGTGCCGCTGGCCGCTGAAGAAACCAAGAACCCCAAGCGCGACCTGCCGCGCGGCCTGATCGGTGCCATGCTGGTGCTGGTGGCCTTCGCCCTGCTGATCCTGGTGATAGGCCCGGGCGGCGCCGGCTCGAACGCGTTGATGGCCTCGGGCAACCCGCTGGTGGAAGCCCTGGCCAAGGCCTACGGCGGCTCGACCTGGATGGGTAACTTCGTCAACCTCGTCGGCCTGGCCGGTTTGATCGCCAGTTTCTTCTCGATCATCTACGCCTACTCGCGGCAAATCTTTGCCTTGTCCCGTGCCGGCTACTTGCCGCGCAAACTCTCGGAAACCAATAAAAGCAAAGCGCCGGTCCTGGCGTTGGTCATTCCCGGCATCATCGGTTTCGGCCTGTCCTTGACCGGCCAGGGTGACCTGCTGATTCTGGTGGCGGTGTTTGGCGCGACCATTTCCTACGTGCTGATGATGGCCGCGCACATCACCCTGCGCATCCGTCGCCCCAAAATGGACCGGCCATACCGCACACCGGGCGGCATCTTCACCTCGGGCGTGGCCCTGGTGCTGGCGTGCATCGCCGTGGTGGCGGGCTTTTTGGTGGACCCACGGGTGGTCATCGGCGCCGCGATCATCTATGGAGTGTTAATTGCTTACTTTGCTTTCTACAGTCGGCATCACTTGGTAGCAGGCACGCCCGAAGAGGAATTCGCGGCCATTCAAAAAGCTGAAGAAGCCTTGCACTAA
- a CDS encoding zinc-dependent peptidase yields MWSLSNWRRQRTLAKHPVAEDTWQRVRQQLSFLDGISAVEDQWLREACVLFLHDKHLTALPGVELHQEQRLLLAAQAQLPLMHLGELNWYQGFHEIVLYPDDFLSPQRYRDASGIEHEWDGEHSGEAWPQGPIILAWDGVMASGGWDGYNLVIHELAHKLDMLNGDANGLPPLHADMRVSDWADAMQQAFDDLDRQLDHNPDAQTLIDPYAAENPAEFFAVTSEYFFSAPDLLHQAYPRVYEQLKAFYRQDPLARLRQLQAEDPVYQASY; encoded by the coding sequence ATGTGGTCCCTGAGCAACTGGCGCCGCCAACGCACCCTCGCCAAACACCCCGTGGCCGAGGACACCTGGCAGCGTGTGCGCCAACAATTGAGCTTCCTCGACGGCATCAGCGCCGTCGAGGACCAATGGCTGCGGGAAGCCTGCGTACTGTTCCTGCACGATAAACACCTCACCGCCCTGCCCGGCGTCGAACTGCACCAGGAACAACGCCTGCTGCTCGCCGCCCAGGCCCAATTGCCGCTGATGCACCTGGGCGAACTGAACTGGTACCAGGGCTTCCACGAAATCGTCCTCTACCCCGACGACTTCCTCAGCCCCCAGCGCTACCGCGACGCCAGCGGCATCGAGCACGAGTGGGACGGCGAACACAGCGGCGAGGCCTGGCCCCAAGGCCCGATCATCCTGGCCTGGGACGGCGTGATGGCCAGCGGCGGCTGGGACGGCTACAACCTGGTGATCCACGAACTGGCGCACAAACTCGACATGCTCAACGGCGACGCCAACGGCCTGCCACCCCTGCACGCCGACATGCGCGTCAGCGACTGGGCCGACGCCATGCAACAAGCCTTCGACGACCTCGACCGCCAACTCGACCACAACCCCGACGCACAAACCCTCATCGACCCCTACGCCGCGGAAAACCCGGCGGAGTTCTTTGCTGTCACCAGCGAATACTTCTTCAGCGCCCCGGACCTGCTGCACCAGGCCTATCCACGGGTCTACGAACAGCTCAAGGCGTTCTACCGTCAGGACCCATTGGCCCGACTGCGGCAACTTCAAGCCGAAGATCCGGTCTATCAGGCGTCATACTAA
- a CDS encoding IS1182 family transposase: MKRFIQGEHRDQTTLLPESLDDYVSDTNPVRVVDVFVDELDLITLGFESAVPAKTGRPAYHPAVMLKIYIYGYLNRIQSSRRLECEAQRNVELMWLTGRLMPDFKTIANFRKDNSKAIRGVCRQFVVLCQQLGLFSEHFVAIDGSKFKAVNHRDRNFTSAKLKRRMEEIESSIARYLKALDEADRQEPKSSGPKGGLEEKIAKLKEQMKALHAIEIQLEASPDKQISLTDPDARSMMMTSGHGIVGYNVQTAVDTKHHLIVAHEVTNVGHDRDQLSSMAQQAREAMQIESLSVVADRGYYKSREILACHETGITAYVPKTLSSRAKFDGRFGNDEFIYDADKNVYVCPAKQVLIWRNSYVDKGKKLDVYWHSNCQACSIKAQCTPARERKIRRWEHEAVLEEMQVRLNNEPQMMSIRKRTVEHPFGTLKQWMGATHFLTRRLAGVSTEMSLNVLAYNWKRVMKILGAQGLMKALAA; encoded by the coding sequence ATGAAACGCTTCATCCAAGGTGAACATCGAGATCAAACTACCTTGCTCCCCGAGAGCTTGGACGACTACGTCAGCGATACCAATCCGGTGCGCGTTGTCGATGTCTTCGTGGATGAACTCGACCTGATCACCTTGGGTTTTGAAAGCGCTGTCCCCGCTAAAACGGGCCGACCGGCTTATCACCCTGCAGTCATGCTGAAAATCTACATCTACGGCTATCTCAACCGTATCCAGTCAAGCCGGCGTCTTGAGTGCGAGGCGCAGCGCAACGTCGAGTTGATGTGGCTGACCGGTCGCCTGATGCCGGATTTCAAGACCATCGCCAACTTCCGCAAAGACAACTCAAAGGCCATTCGAGGAGTCTGTCGGCAGTTCGTCGTGCTGTGTCAACAACTGGGGCTTTTCTCGGAACATTTCGTTGCCATCGATGGCAGTAAATTCAAGGCGGTGAACCACCGCGACCGCAACTTCACCAGCGCCAAGCTGAAGCGCCGGATGGAAGAGATCGAATCAAGCATTGCCCGTTATCTGAAGGCGCTGGATGAGGCTGATCGGCAAGAGCCCAAGTCTTCAGGGCCCAAAGGCGGCCTGGAAGAGAAGATCGCCAAATTGAAGGAGCAGATGAAGGCGCTCCATGCGATTGAAATACAGCTTGAAGCATCGCCGGACAAACAGATCTCGCTGACCGACCCGGACGCGCGCTCGATGATGATGACGAGCGGTCATGGCATCGTGGGCTACAACGTGCAGACAGCAGTCGATACCAAACACCATTTGATTGTCGCGCACGAGGTGACCAATGTCGGTCACGACCGTGATCAGCTTAGCTCGATGGCCCAGCAGGCCCGTGAGGCGATGCAAATCGAATCGTTGTCGGTGGTAGCGGACCGAGGGTATTACAAAAGCAGAGAAATCCTGGCCTGTCACGAGACAGGGATCACCGCTTATGTGCCGAAAACGCTGAGTTCGCGGGCCAAATTTGATGGCCGTTTCGGTAATGACGAGTTTATTTACGACGCGGACAAAAATGTGTACGTCTGCCCCGCCAAGCAAGTGCTGATCTGGCGCAACTCTTATGTCGACAAGGGCAAGAAGCTGGACGTTTACTGGCACTCCAACTGCCAGGCCTGTTCGATAAAGGCGCAATGCACACCGGCCAGAGAGCGGAAGATTCGGCGCTGGGAACATGAGGCGGTACTGGAGGAAATGCAGGTCCGCCTGAACAATGAGCCGCAGATGATGAGCATCCGCAAGCGAACGGTCGAGCACCCCTTCGGGACGCTGAAGCAATGGATGGGGGCGACGCATTTTTTGACGCGGCGGCTGGCTGGGGTAAGCACCGAAATGAGCTTGAATGTACTCGCTTACAATTGGAAAAGGGTGATGAAAATCCTTGGTGCGCAGGGTCTGATGAAAGCGCTGGCGGCCTGA
- the eutC gene encoding ethanolamine ammonia-lyase subunit EutC, translated as MDKKPVDPQNPWLSLRNLTPARIALGRTGTSLPTQAQLDFQYAHAQARDAVHLAFDHQGIRAQLSERGRESLLLHSAAADRHSYLQRPDLGRRLDDASAQVLEDYAAAHPGGVDLAIVVADGLSALAVHRHTLPFLARLEEQIAADGWSVSPIVLVEQGRVAVADEVAQRLGAKMSVILIGERPGLSSPDSLGLYFTYAPKVGLTDAYRNCISNVRLEGLSYGMAAHRLIYLMREACRRQLSGVNLKDEAQVNTLESENGADMKGNFLLMPPRS; from the coding sequence ATGGATAAAAAACCTGTCGACCCACAAAACCCTTGGCTGAGCCTGCGCAACCTCACGCCGGCACGCATCGCCCTGGGCCGCACCGGCACCAGCCTGCCGACCCAGGCGCAACTGGACTTCCAATACGCTCACGCCCAGGCCCGCGATGCCGTGCACCTGGCGTTCGACCACCAGGGTATTCGCGCGCAGCTGAGCGAGCGCGGCCGTGAAAGCCTGTTGCTCCACAGCGCGGCGGCCGACCGACACAGTTATCTACAGCGTCCGGACCTGGGCCGACGGCTCGACGACGCCTCCGCGCAGGTCCTGGAGGATTACGCGGCGGCCCACCCTGGCGGCGTGGATCTGGCCATCGTCGTGGCTGACGGCCTGTCGGCGCTGGCGGTGCATCGCCATACCTTGCCGTTCCTGGCGCGGCTGGAAGAGCAGATCGCTGCTGACGGTTGGTCTGTGTCGCCAATAGTTTTAGTGGAGCAAGGCCGCGTCGCCGTGGCCGATGAAGTGGCGCAGCGGCTCGGCGCAAAAATGTCGGTGATCCTGATCGGCGAACGCCCCGGCCTCAGCTCCCCCGACAGCCTGGGGCTGTATTTCACCTACGCCCCCAAGGTCGGCCTGACCGATGCCTATCGCAACTGCATCTCCAATGTCCGCCTCGAAGGCCTGAGCTACGGCATGGCCGCCCACCGCCTGATCTACCTGATGCGCGAAGCCTGTCGCCGGCAGCTTTCGGGGGTCAATCTGAAGGACGAAGCCCAGGTAAACACTCTAGAGTCGGAAAACGGTGCCGATATGAAAGGTAATTTCCTACTGATGCCGCCCCGAAGCTGA
- a CDS encoding GNAT family N-acetyltransferase: protein MRIIQATLEHLDLLTPLFVKYREFYGSLPYPDSSRAFLEKRLRRKESVIYLALPDDDDSRLLGFCQLYPSFSSLSLKRVWILNDIYVAEDARRQLVADNLIRTAKKMAKETNAVRMRVSTSSNNDVAQKTYESIGFKEDTEFKNYVLPISEEL, encoded by the coding sequence ATGCGGATTATCCAAGCGACCCTGGAACACCTGGACCTGCTGACCCCATTGTTCGTCAAATACCGGGAATTCTACGGCTCACTGCCCTACCCGGATTCGTCCCGAGCCTTCCTCGAAAAACGCCTGCGCCGCAAGGAATCGGTGATCTACCTGGCCTTGCCCGATGATGACGACAGCAGATTGCTGGGCTTCTGCCAGCTCTACCCGAGCTTCTCGTCGCTGTCGCTCAAGCGCGTATGGATCCTCAACGACATCTACGTCGCCGAAGACGCCCGCCGCCAACTGGTGGCCGACAACCTGATCCGCACTGCGAAAAAAATGGCCAAGGAAACCAACGCCGTACGTATGCGCGTCTCTACCAGCAGCAATAACGACGTGGCGCAGAAGACCTACGAGTCGATTGGGTTCAAGGAAGACACCGAGTTCAAGAACTACGTGTTGCCGATCAGCGAAGAACTCTGA
- a CDS encoding ethanolamine ammonia-lyase subunit EutB has translation MASFAHTVGAQTYRFDSLKDLMAKASPARSGDFLAEIAALNDGERVAAQMALADLPLSHFLQEMLIPYEVDEVTRLIVDTHDKHAFATVSHLTVGGFRDWLLSDAADEQSLRALAPGLTPEMVAAVSKIMRVQDLVLVAQKIRVVTKFRGTLGLRGRLSTRLQPNHPTDEPAGIAASILDGLLYGNGDAMIGINPATDSTASICAMLEMLDAIIQRYDIPTQGCVLTHVTTSIEAANRGVPLDLVFQSIAGTEAANASFGISLSVLKEGYDAGLSLNRGTLGNNLMYFETGQGSALSANAHHGVDQQTCETRAYAVARHFNPFLVNTVVGFIGPEYLYNGKQIIRAGLEDHFCGKLLGVPMGCDICYTNHAEADQDDMDTLLTLLGVAGINFIMGIPGSDDIMLNYQTTSFHDALYARQTLGLKPAPEFETWLANMGIFTQADGRVRFGDNLPPAFRHALAHLG, from the coding sequence ATGGCCAGTTTTGCACACACAGTCGGCGCCCAGACCTACCGCTTCGACAGCCTCAAAGACCTGATGGCCAAGGCCAGCCCGGCGCGTTCCGGGGACTTCCTGGCCGAGATCGCCGCCCTCAACGACGGCGAGCGCGTGGCGGCGCAAATGGCGCTGGCCGACCTGCCCCTCAGCCATTTCCTGCAAGAAATGCTGATTCCTTACGAGGTCGACGAAGTCACCCGACTGATCGTCGACACTCACGATAAACACGCCTTTGCCACCGTCAGCCACCTCACCGTCGGCGGTTTTCGCGACTGGCTGCTCAGCGACGCCGCCGATGAACAGAGCCTGCGGGCACTGGCCCCCGGTCTGACGCCGGAAATGGTCGCCGCTGTGTCGAAGATCATGCGCGTGCAAGACCTGGTGCTGGTGGCGCAAAAGATCCGCGTGGTCACCAAGTTCCGCGGCACCCTCGGCCTGCGCGGGCGCCTGTCCACCCGCCTGCAACCCAACCACCCCACCGACGAACCCGCCGGCATCGCCGCGAGCATCCTCGACGGCCTGCTCTACGGCAATGGCGACGCCATGATCGGCATCAACCCGGCCACCGACAGCACCGCCTCGATCTGCGCCATGCTGGAAATGCTCGACGCCATCATCCAACGCTACGACATCCCCACCCAAGGCTGCGTGCTGACCCACGTCACCACCTCCATCGAAGCGGCGAACCGCGGCGTGCCCCTGGACCTGGTGTTCCAGTCCATCGCCGGCACCGAAGCGGCCAACGCCAGTTTCGGCATCAGCCTGAGCGTCTTGAAAGAAGGCTACGACGCCGGGCTCAGCCTGAATCGCGGCACCTTGGGCAACAACCTGATGTATTTCGAAACCGGCCAGGGCAGCGCGCTGTCAGCCAACGCCCACCACGGCGTCGATCAACAGACCTGTGAGACGCGGGCCTACGCCGTGGCACGGCATTTCAACCCGTTTTTGGTGAACACGGTTGTAGGATTCATCGGCCCGGAATACCTGTACAACGGCAAACAGATCATCCGCGCCGGCCTCGAAGACCACTTCTGCGGCAAGCTTTTGGGCGTGCCGATGGGCTGCGACATCTGCTACACCAACCACGCCGAAGCCGACCAGGACGACATGGACACCCTGCTGACCCTGCTGGGCGTGGCCGGGATCAACTTCATCATGGGCATCCCCGGCTCCGACGACATCATGCTCAACTACCAGACCACCTCGTTCCACGACGCCCTCTACGCCCGCCAGACCCTGGGCCTGAAACCGGCGCCGGAATTCGAAACGTGGCTGGCGAACATGGGCATCTTCACCCAGGCCGATGGCCGGGTGCGGTTCGGCGACAACCTGCCACCGGCGTTTCGTCACGCATTAGCTCATTTGGGATGA
- a CDS encoding aldehyde dehydrogenase family protein codes for MRYAHPGTEGAIVSFKSKYGNYIGGEFVAPVKGQYFTNTSPVNGQPIAEFPRSTAEDIEKALDAAHAAADAWGATSAQARSLVLLKIADRIEANLEVLAITESWDNGKAVRETLNADIPLAADHFRYFAGCLRAQEGSAAEIDGNTVAYHIHEPLGVVGQIIPWNFPILMAAWKLAPALAAGNCVVLKPAEQTPLGICVLMELIGDLLPPGVLNVVQGFGKEAGEALATSKRIAKIAFTGSTPVGSHIMKCAAENIIPSTVELGGKSPNIFFEDIMQAEPSFIEKAAEGLVLAFFNQGEVCTCPSRALVQESIYDEFMQVVMKKVLQIKRGDPLDTETMVGAQASEQQFDKILSYLEIAKGEGAELLTGGKVEKLEGNLATGYYIQPTLLKGTNKMRVFQEEIFGPVVSITTFKDEAEALAIANDTEFGLGAGLWTRDINRAYRMGRAIKAGRVWTNCYHLYPAHAAFGGYKKSGVGRETHKMMLDHYQQTKNLLVSYDINPLGFF; via the coding sequence ATGCGTTACGCTCACCCCGGTACTGAAGGCGCTATCGTTTCGTTCAAGAGCAAATACGGTAACTACATCGGCGGCGAGTTCGTCGCGCCTGTCAAAGGTCAGTACTTCACCAACACTTCCCCGGTCAATGGCCAGCCCATTGCCGAGTTCCCGCGCTCCACGGCCGAAGACATCGAAAAAGCCCTGGACGCCGCCCACGCTGCCGCTGATGCCTGGGGCGCCACCTCGGCCCAGGCCCGCTCGCTGGTCCTGCTGAAAATCGCCGACCGCATCGAAGCCAACCTCGAAGTGCTGGCGATCACCGAGTCCTGGGACAACGGCAAGGCCGTGCGCGAAACCCTCAACGCCGACATCCCTCTGGCCGCCGACCATTTCCGCTACTTCGCCGGTTGCCTGCGCGCCCAGGAAGGCAGCGCTGCCGAAATCGACGGCAACACCGTGGCCTATCACATCCATGAACCGCTGGGCGTGGTCGGGCAGATCATCCCGTGGAACTTCCCGATCCTGATGGCCGCCTGGAAACTCGCCCCGGCCCTGGCCGCCGGTAACTGCGTGGTGCTCAAGCCGGCCGAGCAAACCCCACTGGGCATCTGTGTGCTCATGGAGCTGATCGGCGACCTGCTGCCACCTGGCGTGCTGAACGTGGTGCAAGGTTTCGGCAAAGAAGCCGGCGAAGCCCTCGCCACCAGCAAGCGCATCGCCAAGATCGCCTTCACCGGCTCCACCCCGGTGGGCTCGCACATCATGAAATGCGCTGCCGAGAACATCATCCCGTCGACCGTGGAACTGGGCGGCAAGTCGCCGAACATCTTCTTCGAAGACATCATGCAGGCCGAGCCGAGCTTCATTGAAAAGGCCGCCGAAGGCCTGGTGCTGGCGTTCTTCAACCAGGGTGAAGTCTGCACTTGCCCATCCCGCGCCCTGGTGCAGGAGTCGATCTACGACGAATTCATGCAAGTGGTGATGAAGAAAGTCCTGCAGATCAAACGCGGCGACCCGCTGGACACCGAGACCATGGTCGGCGCCCAAGCGTCCGAGCAGCAATTCGACAAGATTCTTTCGTACCTGGAAATCGCCAAGGGCGAAGGCGCCGAGCTGCTGACCGGTGGCAAGGTGGAAAAACTCGAGGGCAACCTGGCGACCGGGTATTACATCCAGCCGACCCTGCTCAAGGGCACCAACAAAATGCGCGTGTTCCAGGAAGAAATCTTCGGCCCAGTGGTGAGCATCACCACTTTCAAGGACGAAGCCGAAGCCCTGGCGATCGCCAACGACACCGAGTTCGGCCTCGGCGCCGGCCTCTGGACCCGCGACATCAACCGCGCCTACCGCATGGGCCGGGCGATCAAGGCCGGTCGCGTGTGGACCAACTGCTACCACCTGTACCCGGCGCACGCCGCGTTCGGTGGCTACAAGAAGTCCGGCGTGGGTCGTGAGACGCACAAGATGATGCTCGACCATTACCAGCAGACCAAGAACCTGCTGGTGAGCTACGACATCAATCCGTTGGGGTTCTTCTAA
- a CDS encoding sigma-54-dependent Fis family transcriptional regulator: protein MHSNHLSRHAQQVLTVTQGKAHLQGPGSDPSIARSWLRCLEDYHLDPAQNLAPTVLEHGRVLESRERLQQVLHIAGNEMTSLHQQLSGAGHAVLLTDARGVILNCVTAPSERKIFERAGLWLGADWSEACEGTNGIGTCLVERQALTIHQEEHFRGRHTGLTCSASPVFDPQGELLAVLDVSSARPDVSRQSQFHTMALVNLSAKMIESCYFLRCFDNQWLLRFHLQAESVGLFSEGLMAFDGEGRINAVNQSALNLLGHIRGSLLGQRVEDFFDCSLDELLGRASAQASASWPLRTRDGRHLFAVLRGQPRSVPVPVAPLLKAIEPARLPGICLGDAALQEHFRKALRVFERDVPLLIQGETGSGKEAFAKAVHHASQRAGKHFVALNCAAIPESLIESELFGYRGGSFTGARKEGMRGKLQQADGGTLFLDEIGDMPLALQTRLLRVLEDRQVVPIGGEPEAVNVRIISATHRQLLDRVQDGSFREDLYYRLNGLEIPLPALRERSDKSQLLDFLLAEESGTETVSIDEPARQALLGFDWPGNVRQLRNVLRTLAALCDGGRIGLEDLPAMIRQRPSIALVETQAERPLEDAERLALLDALERQRWHMTHTAEQLGISRNTLYRKLRKHAIAR, encoded by the coding sequence ATGCACAGCAACCATTTGAGTCGCCATGCCCAGCAAGTCCTGACGGTCACCCAGGGCAAGGCCCATTTGCAGGGCCCTGGCAGCGATCCGTCGATTGCCCGTTCCTGGCTGCGCTGCCTCGAGGACTATCACCTCGACCCGGCCCAGAACCTGGCGCCGACGGTGCTCGAACATGGCCGGGTGCTGGAAAGCCGCGAGCGCCTGCAACAGGTGTTGCACATCGCCGGCAATGAAATGACCAGCCTGCACCAGCAACTCTCCGGCGCCGGCCACGCGGTGCTGCTGACCGACGCCCGGGGCGTGATCCTCAACTGCGTCACCGCCCCCAGCGAACGGAAGATTTTCGAACGGGCCGGCCTCTGGCTCGGCGCCGACTGGAGCGAAGCCTGCGAAGGCACCAACGGTATCGGCACCTGTCTGGTGGAGCGCCAGGCCCTGACCATTCACCAGGAAGAACATTTCCGTGGTCGCCACACCGGCCTGACCTGCTCGGCCAGCCCGGTCTTCGACCCCCAGGGCGAACTGCTGGCGGTGCTCGACGTGTCTTCGGCCCGGCCGGACGTGTCGCGCCAGAGCCAGTTCCACACCATGGCCCTGGTCAATCTCTCGGCGAAGATGATCGAGAGCTGCTATTTCCTGCGCTGCTTCGACAATCAATGGCTGCTGCGTTTCCATCTGCAGGCCGAGTCCGTGGGGCTGTTCAGCGAAGGTTTGATGGCGTTCGACGGCGAAGGACGAATCAACGCCGTCAACCAGAGCGCGCTCAACCTCTTGGGGCATATTCGCGGCAGTTTGCTCGGTCAGCGGGTCGAGGACTTTTTTGACTGCTCACTGGACGAATTGTTGGGCCGGGCCAGCGCCCAGGCCAGCGCCAGTTGGCCATTGCGCACCCGTGACGGCCGGCATTTGTTCGCCGTGCTGCGCGGGCAGCCCCGTAGCGTGCCGGTGCCGGTTGCGCCGCTGCTCAAGGCCATCGAGCCCGCGCGCCTGCCGGGCATCTGCCTGGGGGATGCGGCGTTGCAGGAACATTTTCGCAAGGCGCTGCGGGTGTTCGAGCGCGATGTACCGCTGCTGATTCAGGGCGAAACCGGCTCCGGCAAAGAGGCGTTCGCCAAGGCCGTGCACCACGCCAGCCAGCGCGCCGGCAAGCACTTCGTCGCCCTCAACTGCGCGGCCATCCCGGAAAGCCTGATCGAGAGCGAGCTGTTCGGTTATCGCGGCGGCAGCTTCACCGGCGCGCGCAAGGAAGGCATGCGCGGCAAGCTGCAACAGGCCGACGGCGGCACGCTGTTCCTCGATGAAATCGGCGACATGCCCCTGGCCTTGCAGACCCGTTTGCTGCGGGTGCTGGAGGATCGCCAGGTGGTGCCGATTGGCGGCGAGCCCGAGGCGGTGAACGTGCGCATCATCAGCGCCACTCACCGGCAGTTGCTGGATCGGGTGCAGGACGGCAGTTTTCGTGAGGACTTGTACTACCGCCTCAACGGCCTGGAAATCCCTCTGCCGGCGTTGCGCGAGCGCAGCGACAAGTCGCAATTGCTGGATTTTCTGTTGGCTGAAGAGAGCGGTACCGAGACGGTGTCCATCGACGAACCGGCGCGCCAGGCGTTGCTGGGGTTCGACTGGCCGGGCAACGTGCGGCAACTGCGCAACGTGCTGCGCACCCTCGCCGCGCTGTGCGACGGCGGGCGGATTGGCCTGGAGGACTTGCCGGCCATGATCCGTCAGCGCCCGTCGATTGCGCTGGTTGAAACGCAGGCGGAGCGGCCGCTGGAGGATGCCGAACGCCTGGCGCTGCTCGATGCCCTAGAGCGCCAGCGCTGGCACATGACCCACACGGCGGAACAACTGGGGATCAGCCGCAATACCCTTTACCGAAAGCTGCGCAAGCACGCGATTGCCCGATAA